A part of Pseudomonas sp. HR96 genomic DNA contains:
- the leuB gene encoding 3-isopropylmalate dehydrogenase — protein sequence MSKQILILPGDGIGPEIMAEAVKVLELANDKYQLGLTLAHDVIGGAAIDQHGVPLADETLARARAADAVLLGAVGGPKWDRIERDIRPERGLLKIRSQLGLFANLRPAILYPQLADASSLKPEVVAGLDILIVRELTGGIYFGAPRGTRELDNGERQAYDTLPYSESEIRRIARVGFDMARVRGKKLCSVDKANVLASSQLWREVVEEVAKDYPDIELSHMYVDNAAMQLVRAPKQFDVIVTDNMFGDILSDEASMLTGSIGMLPSASLDADNKGMYEPCHGSAPDIAGQGIANPLATILSVSMMLRYSLDQAAAAEAIEKAVSLVLDQGLRTGDIWSEGNTRVGTRQMGDAVVAALRNL from the coding sequence ATGAGCAAGCAGATTCTGATTCTCCCAGGCGACGGCATCGGTCCGGAAATCATGGCCGAAGCGGTCAAGGTGCTGGAACTGGCCAACGACAAGTACCAGCTGGGGCTCACGCTTGCCCATGACGTGATCGGCGGCGCGGCCATCGACCAGCATGGCGTGCCGCTGGCCGACGAGACCCTGGCCCGTGCCCGTGCCGCAGACGCGGTGTTGCTGGGCGCCGTGGGCGGGCCGAAGTGGGACAGGATCGAGCGCGACATTCGCCCGGAACGCGGCCTGCTGAAAATCCGCTCGCAACTGGGGCTGTTCGCCAACCTGCGTCCGGCCATCCTCTACCCGCAATTGGCTGACGCCTCCTCGCTCAAGCCCGAGGTGGTTGCCGGCCTGGACATCCTCATCGTTCGCGAGCTGACCGGCGGCATCTACTTCGGCGCCCCGCGCGGCACCCGCGAGCTGGACAACGGCGAGCGCCAGGCCTACGACACCCTGCCGTACAGTGAAAGCGAGATCCGCCGCATCGCCCGCGTCGGCTTCGACATGGCCCGCGTGCGCGGCAAGAAGCTGTGCTCGGTGGACAAGGCCAACGTGCTTGCGTCCAGCCAGCTGTGGCGTGAAGTGGTGGAAGAGGTGGCCAAGGACTACCCGGACATCGAGCTGTCGCACATGTACGTCGACAACGCCGCCATGCAGCTGGTGCGCGCGCCCAAGCAGTTCGACGTGATCGTCACCGACAACATGTTCGGCGACATTTTGTCGGATGAGGCTTCCATGCTCACCGGTTCCATTGGCATGCTGCCTTCCGCCTCGCTGGACGCCGACAACAAGGGCATGTACGAGCCATGCCACGGCTCGGCGCCGGACATCGCCGGGCAGGGCATCGCCAACCCGTTGGCGACCATCCTCTCGGTGTCGATGATGCTGCGCTACAGCCTCGACCAGGCCGCTGCGGCCGAAGCCATCGAAAAAGCCGTGAGTCTGGTCCTCGACCAGGGGCTGCGCACTGGCGACATCTGGTCCGAGGGCAACACCCGGGTCGGTACCCGGCAAATGGGTGATGCAGTAGTCGCCGCGCTGCGGAATCTGTAA
- the leuD gene encoding 3-isopropylmalate dehydratase small subunit codes for MRAFTQHTGLVAPLDRANVDTDQIIPKQFLKSIKRTGFGPNLFDEWRYLDVGQPYQDNSRRPLNQDFVLNFPRYQGASVLLARENFGCGSSREHAPWALEEYGFRTIIAPSYADIFFNNSFKNGLLPIILGDAEVDELFKQAEAEPGYQLSVDLAAQTVTRPDGKTYSFEIDEFRKHCLLNGLDDIGLTLQDGDAIAAFEGKHRAAQPWLFRDA; via the coding sequence ATGAGAGCTTTCACCCAGCACACCGGCCTGGTCGCGCCGCTCGACCGGGCCAACGTCGACACCGACCAGATCATCCCCAAGCAGTTTCTCAAGTCGATCAAGCGCACCGGCTTTGGCCCGAACCTGTTCGACGAGTGGCGTTACCTGGACGTGGGCCAGCCCTACCAGGACAACTCGCGGCGCCCGTTGAACCAGGATTTCGTCCTCAACTTCCCGCGTTACCAGGGCGCCAGCGTGCTGCTGGCCCGGGAAAACTTCGGCTGCGGCTCCAGCCGCGAGCACGCGCCGTGGGCCCTCGAGGAATACGGTTTTCGCACCATCATTGCGCCGAGCTATGCCGACATCTTCTTCAACAACAGCTTCAAGAACGGTCTGTTGCCAATCATCCTCGGCGACGCCGAAGTCGACGAACTGTTCAAGCAGGCTGAAGCAGAACCGGGCTACCAGCTGAGCGTCGACCTCGCCGCCCAGACCGTGACCCGTCCGGACGGCAAGACCTATTCGTTCGAGATCGACGAGTTCCGCAAACACTGCCTGCTCAACGGCCTCGACGACATCGGCCTGACCCTGCAGGACGGCGATGCGATCGCGGCGTTCGAGGGCAAGCATCGGGCTGCGCAGCCGTGGCTGTTCCGCGACGCCTGA